In the Desulfuromonas sp. DDH964 genome, GATCGAGGTACGGGGCCAGGCGACCCTCACCGTCTACGGTGAATTCCTGGAAAAATTTCCGCCTAACCACGAGGTCGAAATCATCGAGCAGACCTCCTGGAGTTGCGCCCACGGCGTCGAGCGCTGGCGCAGCGACTGCGGCTGCCGGATCGGCGGCGAGGCGGGCTGGACCCAGGGCTGGCGGGCGCCGCTGCGGGACGCCCTCGACTGGTTGCGGGACACTCTCATCCCCCTCTATGTCACCGGCATGACAAAGCTCGGCTGCGACCCCTGGGCAACCCGCGACCGCTACATCGAGGTCATCCTCGACCGCGACGAGGCGGCGGTGGCCGCCTTCCTGCGGCGCCAGGCCGGCCGGGAACTCTCTGCGACCGAGGCGACCCGGGCCTTGCGCCTGCTCGAGATGCAACGGCATGCCCTCCTCATGTACACCAGCTGCGGCTGGTTCTTCGACGAAGTCTCCGGCATCGAAACCGTGCAGCTCCTCGCCTATGCCGGCCGCGCCATTCAACTGGCGAACGAAACCTGCGCTGCCGACCTTGAGGAGGAATTCCTGCAGCGGCTGGCAGCAGCAAAAAGCAACCTGCGCCGCCGCGGTGATGCAGCCCGGATCTATCGCGAAGAGATTGCCACGGCGCGCATCGACCTCCCCCGGGTCGCCGCCCACCATGCCATCGCATCCGGCTTTGCCGCCCCCTGCCCGATCGACAACCCAAACTGTCACGATATCCACTGTTATGCTACCGAACATCTGGAACGCCAGGAGTTCGTCAACGGCCGGCTGCGGCTCGCCGTCGGCCGCAGCCGGGTGCGCTCGACCATCACCTGGAACAGTGACGACTTCTGCTTCGCCGTCCTCGACCTCGGGGGACACAACCTGACCGCCGGCGTCCGCCCCGGCCGTGACCGCCAGGCCAGGGAGCGGATGGCGGCGGACCTGGTCAGCGCCTTCGAACGCAGTGATGTCCCCGGGGTGATCCGCCAGCTCGATCACCACTTCGGCGCCGGGACCTACAACCTCTGGCATCTCTTTCGCGACGAGCAGCGCCGCATCGTGCAGCAGATCATGACCCAGACCCTGCAGGAGGTCGAAGCGACCTTCCGGGAAATCTACCAGGACCATGCCCCGCTGTTGCGCTTTCTGCACGACATCCACATGCCGGTCCCGCGCCAGCTTGCCGCGCCGGTGGAACTGGTGCTGACCTCCCGACTCCATGCCCTGCTGGCCGACCACCAGCTCCATCCGAGCGAACTGCGCACCCTCACCGCGGAGGTGGCGCGCCTCGACATCAACCTCGACGAACCGCTCCTCGGCCTCGCCGCCGGCCGTCAGCTCGAACGCCAGCTGGAGCGGATCGCGCGCAGCCCGCAGAATCTGGCCCTGCTGTTGACCATAATCGAAACCCTGGAGGTCCTCGGCGAGCTGCCGCTGCGCCCCGACCTCTGGCAGGCCCAGAACCTCTACTGGGCAATCCGCCACGAGGTCGTTCCGGAGCAGCAGACGGAAGAGTGGCGGACGGCCTTCCGCCATCTCGGCTACGCCCTGGAGATGGGAGTCGATTAGATCAGACGTGGTTGCGCAACTGCAGTTCAACGGGGTGGGGGTTGAGATAATACTGCTCGGCCAGATAGGGCTGCCGGTACTTGCGCACGAAATGGTTGAGGAGGGTCACCGGGACGATCAACGGCAGCTGCTGATTCCGACCCGGATTTTTCCATTATCGCGACCTCTTTCAGCTCGGGCAGGATTTATTTCCGCCCAATTCTGCTATAGTTTAGCAGACTTCCCCGGCAGGGGAATTTTTCTGCGAAAGGTCCGGCCGATGGCGAAAAAGCTCCTCAAGAAACGCTCGAAAAAGAAGATCGGCGCCCCGCCCGGCACCCTGGTGCATGTCGGCGAGGCGCGCCAGGAACAGATCACCATCAACCGCATCGACTACGATGCCGACCGGTTCAGCGAGGAGCTCCTTCCCTTTGGCGAAGTACAGCGTAGCTGCCAGCTCAAGGCGAGCCCGACCGTCTCCTGGATCAACGTCAACGGCGTCCACGAAATCGGCCACATCGAGACCCTGGGAAACTGCTTCAACCTCCACCCGCTGGTCCTTGAGGATATCCTCAACACCGATCACCGGCCGAAACTGGAGGACTACGACGACTATCTCTTCCTGGTTCTGAAGATGCTCTTTTACGACCATGAGAGCGGCATCCGCACCGAGCAGGTCAGCTTTGTGCTCGGCCCCAATTACGTCCTTTCTTTCCAGGAACAGGTCGGCGACGTCTTTGACGGGGTGCGGGAGCGCCTGCGCGGGGGGAAGGGACGCATTCGCAGGCAGGGAGCCGACTACCTCGCCTATGCCCTGATGGATGCCGTGGTCGACAGCTATTTTTCGATCCTCGAGACGATCGGCGACGAACTCGAGGAGATGGAGCAGGAACTGGTGGTCGACCCGTCCCCACAGACTCTCAACCGCATCCATCATTTCAAGCGCGAGATGAT is a window encoding:
- the corA gene encoding magnesium/cobalt transporter CorA; its protein translation is MAKKLLKKRSKKKIGAPPGTLVHVGEARQEQITINRIDYDADRFSEELLPFGEVQRSCQLKASPTVSWINVNGVHEIGHIETLGNCFNLHPLVLEDILNTDHRPKLEDYDDYLFLVLKMLFYDHESGIRTEQVSFVLGPNYVLSFQEQVGDVFDGVRERLRGGKGRIRRQGADYLAYALMDAVVDSYFSILETIGDELEEMEQELVVDPSPQTLNRIHHFKREMILLRKSVWPLRELIAALQRGESELISETTAIYLRDIYDHTIQVVDTVETFRDIIAGMLDLYLSSISNRMNEVMKVLTIIATIFIPLTFLAGIYGMNFEYMPELKWRWGYFGLWGVMLLVAAGLLAFFRRKKWL
- a CDS encoding DUF3536 domain-containing protein — translated: MNRYLCIHGHFYQPPRENPWLEAIEQQDSAYPFHDWNERIASECYRPNGAARILDEQRHIARIVNNYSRTSFNFGPTLLSWLEQHDSGGYRSILAADTESRQRFSGHGAALAQAYNHLILPLANERDKRTQVVWGIADFRHRFGRAPEGMWLPETAVDIASLEALAEQGVTFTILAPHQAARMRPLGSERWQPLPAAGIDTRRPYLCRLPSGRSIALFFYSGPIANEIAFRNLLDDGERLASRLVSAFGPEDGPQLMHVATDGETYGHHHQFGEMALAYALDRIEVRGQATLTVYGEFLEKFPPNHEVEIIEQTSWSCAHGVERWRSDCGCRIGGEAGWTQGWRAPLRDALDWLRDTLIPLYVTGMTKLGCDPWATRDRYIEVILDRDEAAVAAFLRRQAGRELSATEATRALRLLEMQRHALLMYTSCGWFFDEVSGIETVQLLAYAGRAIQLANETCAADLEEEFLQRLAAAKSNLRRRGDAARIYREEIATARIDLPRVAAHHAIASGFAAPCPIDNPNCHDIHCYATEHLERQEFVNGRLRLAVGRSRVRSTITWNSDDFCFAVLDLGGHNLTAGVRPGRDRQARERMAADLVSAFERSDVPGVIRQLDHHFGAGTYNLWHLFRDEQRRIVQQIMTQTLQEVEATFREIYQDHAPLLRFLHDIHMPVPRQLAAPVELVLTSRLHALLADHQLHPSELRTLTAEVARLDINLDEPLLGLAAGRQLERQLERIARSPQNLALLLTIIETLEVLGELPLRPDLWQAQNLYWAIRHEVVPEQQTEEWRTAFRHLGYALEMGVD